In Mus musculus strain C57BL/6J chromosome 9, GRCm38.p6 C57BL/6J, one genomic interval encodes:
- the Cx3cr1 gene encoding CX3C chemokine receptor 1 isoform X1 — protein sequence MSTSFPELDLENFEYDDSAEACYLGDIVAFGTIFLSVFYALVFTFGLVGNLLVVLALTNSRKPKSITDIYLLNLALSDLLFVATLPFWTHYLISHEGLHNAMCKLTTAFFFIGFFGGIFFITVISIDRYLAILVASPQFMFTKRKDNECLGDYPEVLQEMWPVLRNSEVNILGFALPLLIMSFCYFRIIQTLFSCKNRKKARAVRLILLVVFAFFLFWTPYNIMIFLETLKFYNFFPSCDMKRDLRLALSVTETVAFSHCCLNPFIYAFAGEKFRRYLGHLYRKCLAVLCGHPVHTGFSPESQRSRQDSILSSFTHYTSEGDGSLLL from the exons ATGTCCACCTCCTTCCCTGAACTGGATCTAGAGAATTTTGAGTATGACgattctgctgaggcctgttATTTGGGCGACATTGTGGCCTTTGGAACCATCTTCCTGTCCGTCTTCTACGCCCTCGTCTTCACGTTCGGTCTGGTGGGAAATCTGTTGGTGGTCCTCGCTCTCACCAACAGCCGGAAGCCCAAGAGCATCACTGACATCTACCTCCTGAACCTGGCCTTGAGCGACCTGCTCTTTGTGGCCACCTTGCCCTTCTGGACTCACTACCTCATCAGCCATGAGGGCCTCCACAATGCCATGTGCAAGCTCACGACTGCCTTCTTCTTCATTGGCTTCTTTGGGGGCATATTCTTCATCACCGTCATCAGCATCGACCGGTACCTT GCCATCTTAGTGGCGTCACCCCAGTTCATGTTCACAAAGAGAAAGGACAACGAGTGTCTGGGTGACTACCCCGAGGTCCTGCAGGAAATGTGGCCCGTGCTCCGCAACTCGGAAGTCAACATCCTGGGCTTCGCCCTGCCCTTGCTTATCATGAGCTTTTGCTACTTCCGCATCATCCAGACGCTGTTTTCCTGCAAGAATCGCAAGAAGGCCAGAGCCGTCAGACTCATCCTCCTGGTGGTCtttgccttcttcctcttctggacACCATACAACATCATGATTTTCCTGGAGACTCTCAAGTTCTACAACTTCTTCCCCAGTTGTGACATGAAGAGGGACCTGAGGTTGGCCCTCAGTGTGACGGAGACAGTGGCGTTCAGCCACTGTTGCCTCAACCCCTTTATCTACGCCTTTGCCGGGGAAAAGTTCAGAAGATACCTGGGACACCTGTATAGGAAGTGCCTGGCCGTCCTGTGCGGTCATCCTGTCCACACCGGCTTCTCGCCAGAGTCCCAGAGGAGCAGGCAGGACAGCATTCTGAGCAGTTTCACTCACTACACAAGCGAGGGAGATGGGTCTCTCCTGCTCTGA
- the Cx3cr1 gene encoding CX3C chemokine receptor 1, with amino-acid sequence MSTSFPELDLENFEYDDSAEACYLGDIVAFGTIFLSVFYALVFTFGLVGNLLVVLALTNSRKPKSITDIYLLNLALSDLLFVATLPFWTHYLISHEGLHNAMCKLTTAFFFIGFFGGIFFITVISIDRYLAIVLAANSMNNRTVQHGVTISLGVWAAAILVASPQFMFTKRKDNECLGDYPEVLQEMWPVLRNSEVNILGFALPLLIMSFCYFRIIQTLFSCKNRKKARAVRLILLVVFAFFLFWTPYNIMIFLETLKFYNFFPSCDMKRDLRLALSVTETVAFSHCCLNPFIYAFAGEKFRRYLGHLYRKCLAVLCGHPVHTGFSPESQRSRQDSILSSFTHYTSEGDGSLLL; translated from the coding sequence ATGTCCACCTCCTTCCCTGAACTGGATCTAGAGAATTTTGAGTATGACgattctgctgaggcctgttATTTGGGCGACATTGTGGCCTTTGGAACCATCTTCCTGTCCGTCTTCTACGCCCTCGTCTTCACGTTCGGTCTGGTGGGAAATCTGTTGGTGGTCCTCGCTCTCACCAACAGCCGGAAGCCCAAGAGCATCACTGACATCTACCTCCTGAACCTGGCCTTGAGCGACCTGCTCTTTGTGGCCACCTTGCCCTTCTGGACTCACTACCTCATCAGCCATGAGGGCCTCCACAATGCCATGTGCAAGCTCACGACTGCCTTCTTCTTCATTGGCTTCTTTGGGGGCATATTCTTCATCACCGTCATCAGCATCGACCGGTACCTTGCCATCGTCCTGGCCGCCAACTCCATGAACAACCGGACAGTGCAGCACGGTGTCACCATTAGTCTGGGCGTCTGGGCGGCGGCCATCTTAGTGGCGTCACCCCAGTTCATGTTCACAAAGAGAAAGGACAACGAGTGTCTGGGTGACTACCCCGAGGTCCTGCAGGAAATGTGGCCCGTGCTCCGCAACTCGGAAGTCAACATCCTGGGCTTCGCCCTGCCCTTGCTTATCATGAGCTTTTGCTACTTCCGCATCATCCAGACGCTGTTTTCCTGCAAGAATCGCAAGAAGGCCAGAGCCGTCAGACTCATCCTCCTGGTGGTCtttgccttcttcctcttctggacACCATACAACATCATGATTTTCCTGGAGACTCTCAAGTTCTACAACTTCTTCCCCAGTTGTGACATGAAGAGGGACCTGAGGTTGGCCCTCAGTGTGACGGAGACAGTGGCGTTCAGCCACTGTTGCCTCAACCCCTTTATCTACGCCTTTGCCGGGGAAAAGTTCAGAAGATACCTGGGACACCTGTATAGGAAGTGCCTGGCCGTCCTGTGCGGTCATCCTGTCCACACCGGCTTCTCGCCAGAGTCCCAGAGGAGCAGGCAGGACAGCATTCTGAGCAGTTTCACTCACTACACAAGCGAGGGAGATGGGTCTCTCCTGCTCTGA